The following coding sequences lie in one Desmodus rotundus isolate HL8 chromosome 1, HLdesRot8A.1, whole genome shotgun sequence genomic window:
- the POLR3K gene encoding DNA-directed RNA polymerase III subunit RPC10 isoform X2, with amino-acid sequence MLLFCPGCGNGLIVEEGQRCHRFACNTCPYVHNITRKVTNRKYPKLKEVDDVLGGAAAWENVDSTAEPCPKCEHPRAYFMQLQTRSADEPMTTFYKCCSAQCGHRWRD; translated from the exons ATGCTGCTCTTCTGTCCAGGCTGCGGGAATGGGCTCATCGTGGAAGAGGGACAACGCTGCCACCGTTTCGCCTGCAACACCTGCCCCTACGTGCACAACATCACCCGCAAG GTTACAAATCGGAAGTATCCAAAGCTGAAAGAAGTGGATGATGTGCTTGGTGGAGCAGCTGCCTGGGAGAATGTTGACTCTACTGCAG agCCGTGTCCCAAATGTGAACATCCTCGTGCCTATTTCATGCAGCTTCAGACCCGCTCTGCGGACGAGCCCATGACCACCTTCTACAAGTGCTGCAGCGCTCAGTGTGGGCACCGCTGGCGGGACTAG
- the POLR3K gene encoding DNA-directed RNA polymerase III subunit RPC10 isoform X1 produces the protein MLLFCPGCGNGLIVEEGQRCHRFACNTCPYVHNITRKVTNRKYPKLKEVDDVLGGAAAWENVDSTAAHLQPDLGRVVGPRAGRRGVCKLSWIPQWESILGSRVPNVNILVPISCSFRPALRTSP, from the exons ATGCTGCTCTTCTGTCCAGGCTGCGGGAATGGGCTCATCGTGGAAGAGGGACAACGCTGCCACCGTTTCGCCTGCAACACCTGCCCCTACGTGCACAACATCACCCGCAAG GTTACAAATCGGAAGTATCCAAAGCTGAAAGAAGTGGATGATGTGCTTGGTGGAGCAGCTGCCTGGGAGAATGTTGACTCTACTGCAG CCCATCTTCAACCAGATCTGGGAAGAGTCGTGGGACCCAGGGCGGGGAGGAGAGGAGTTTGCAAGCTCTCCTGGATCCCTCAGTGGGAGAGCATACTGGGG agCCGTGTCCCAAATGTGAACATCCTCGTGCCTATTTCATGCAGCTTCAGACCCGCTCTGCGGACGAGCCCATGA